One endosymbiont 'TC1' of Trimyema compressum genomic window, GAATAATGAGTGAAATTCATAAAGAAATACAGAAGAAAGAGGTGAGCATTCATGAAGAAAGGAATTCACCCAGAATACAAACAAACAACGATTACCTGTGCGTGCGGCAACGTTATTAATACAGGTTCAACAAAAGAAAATTTAAAAATTGAGGTTTGTTCTGCTTGTCATCCATTCTACACAGGTGCAAAATCTAGAATGGTAGATAAAGGCGGCCGGGTAGAGAGATTTAAGAAAAAATACGAGAAAAAAGCACAATAATAATAAAGGGAAGCGCTTAATGGGGCTTCCTTTTGTTTTTTATTTATATATTAAGGAGAAATATTATGCTAGAAAAACTAAAAAGTATAGAAGAAAAGTATGAGGCTATTAGTCAAGAACTAATGAATC contains:
- the rpmE gene encoding 50S ribosomal protein L31, which gives rise to MKKGIHPEYKQTTITCACGNVINTGSTKENLKIEVCSACHPFYTGAKSRMVDKGGRVERFKKKYEKKAQ